GGGGATGAGGTGGGCCGAGGATAGGGGCGACACGGGAGGGCGGGGATAAGTTTTGTGAGGGCGACGCAGCATCGCCGCGCGCTCGTTAGAGCATGCTGATTTTGTACGGAACCACGCCGTCATCCCGGGCTTGACCCGGGATGCATGCCGGAGCCTGTCCGAGGATCCCCGGGCATGGATCCCGGATCTGCGCTTCGCTCCGTCCGAGATGACCATCACTTCCACGAAAACGCGGCAGGCTCTAGCGTCGGGCTTGTCCCGACCACCCACGTCTCACACCGGAACGATCAGCCAGGCCATCCCCGACGCCGGCCCCTTCATCAGGCCCGCAAGACGTGGATGCCCGGCGCAAGGCCGGGCATGACGGCGCGCCCCGTATTCAGCGCGGCGCGCCCCTCACGCCCCCTTGGCGATGGCCTGCTTCAGCCGCGCGACGGCCTCGGCCGCGCCGGACCTGACGTTGATCTCCAGTGTCGGCGCCTCGCGCTCGATCATCTCGATGAGCACTTCGGGCGTGATCTCGGCCCGCGCCGCGGTGAGCTTCAGCACGGCATTGGCGATGATGTTGGGCCAGTACGCCGCCCCGCCCTTGGCCAGCCCCTTGGCCTTGCGGCCCTCGAATTCCTGGGCGAGCTGTTCGGGGGTCTTTTTGGCCATGGGGAGAGTTCCGAGAATCGCTTTGGGCGGTGAGCCTAGCGCATCCAACTGAAAAGGGGCGCGATGGTTATCGCTTCAGCCGGAAAGCGTGCCCGAACTTCAGCTGTTAAAGGCGCCGCATCGGAATTTTCAAGTGCGGTCACGAAATGAACGACTTAACGCATGGCGTTAAGTAGTGTTGACGAGGCATCATCATCATGGTACCGCTCGAAAATGCTCATTGAGTTCTCGAACCCTCGCGTTGCGCTGATTGAGACAGATCGTGCTGCTGAAACCGGCTTGCCGGTAGCGGTCATTCAACAGGCGCGACAGCGCCTTAATCTGGCTCGGGCTGCTCCGGATTTAGATACCATGCTAGCTTGGAGAAGCCTTGGATATATCCCGGAAAGTGAGGCGAACAAAATTCGAGGAGCAATTCTGATCGGTCAGCAATGGTCCCTCCAGATACAAGTCGACGAACGCAGTGTACCGCACAAATTAAGAATCATGACACTACAAGAGCACGCTCGAGGGGTTGCATAGATGACAGACCTAAAAGTGGTCGGCATCGACCCGCCTGGAAACTATATAAAGATAGAACTTGACGCAAGGGGATGGTCTCAGCGGGATTTGGCCTTTATACTGGGTCAAACTGAGCAGCAATTGAACCCCCTTCTATCAGGGAAAAGAACAATTACGCCCGACATGGCGAGGTTGCTTGGAGATGCCTTCGGGGTATCTCCTCAGTTTTTTGCTAATCTGCAAAGCCAATACGACCTCGCGAATGCAAAAGTGCCAGACCCGGCGGTTCGCACCCGAGCTCGCCTTCAAGGAACATATCCAGTTCGCGATATGATACGCCGCGGGTGGATAAATGCCGCTGATGCGGCGCTTCTTCAGTTGCAGGTGGACCGGTTCTTCGAAGCAGACAACGACCACGGAACGCAGAAGCAAATTGCCTACGCAGCCAAGAAAACTCACTACAACACAACTAACAGCTATCAAATCGCGTGGGTCTATCGCGTACGTCAGCTGTCAAGGCAGATAGTCACTCCGGAATTTTCGGCTGAGAAACTAAGGTCAAAACTTACTCAGATAAGATCTTTGATGATAGACCCTGAGTCCGTCCGCGATATACCGGAAATTTTGGTAAGCTGCGGAGTGAGATTCGTCATTGTCGAAACTCTTCCAGGCGCAAAAATAGATGGAGTTTGTACTTGGCTCGATGATAAAACACCCGTCATTGGAATGTCTACTCTTCACGATAGAATCGATAATTTTTGGTTTGTTTTGAGGCACGAGATAGAGCACGTCCTCTTAGGGCATGGAAAAGATAGCTTTGGGATTGTAGATCATCTTCAGGGTGACGCGCTCTCCGTAGGAGACGATATCGAAGAGATTGAGAGAATAGCAAATATAGCGGCAGGAGAATTTTGCGTTCCTAGCAAAAAAATGGACTCGTTTTACGCCAGGAAGCATCCGTATTTTTCGGAAAGGGACGTTGTTGGCTTTGCCGCTCTGATGGAAGTTCACCCCGCAATTGTAGTCGGGCAGTTACAGAGGCGAATGGATAGGTATGATTATTTACGAAAGTACCAAGTTCCTGTCCGTCGATATGTGATCGAGCGAGCTGTCACTGATGGCTGGGGTCACGTGGCAAAAGCCGAACTTTAGGAGGCAATAGATAGAATGGCCACTTTTGCAGAGCAGATGCAGAAAATATTCGATCGCTATAATGCCGAAGTTGATCCTAATCCGGTATCTCTTGATGAGGTTGCCGCTTGGGCTTTGCAAAATGGCCTGTATCGTCCAGAGCCACGCGACGTAGCCAAGCTATGCCGCGATGCACTTGCCGAAAGTCTGCGGCAAGAGAAGCGAGTGGACGAGAAGGGGCGCAAGTACCGCGCAAAACATTCCGTCAAAACCAATATCGGGGGAAGCCAGTTGAGCCTCTGGGCAGATATCGACAAAGCGCCCCGATTGTTCATGGAAAAATCATTTGCACAGCGCCGAAAATCAGTTGTCGATGACTGCTTCCAAGTAAAACAAGACGTTGACCACTACAACGATCAACACCCCGACGATACTCCAATTCCGCTTGTTTTAGATTTTACAGATGACGTTGCAGAAATTGAAGCCGCTGGCCGCAAAGGACGCGAAGACGACGTTGCCTGAGGCGAACACCCGGGTTTCTTATCGGCCTTGACTCCCGCCCCCTCACCATCCTACCCCCATCGACGGGACACGCCCCCCCAACGGGGCGCGCCCATCTGTAAGGATGGAGACATCGATGGCGAACACCGCACCGACCACGCGCCCGCGCGTGCCTAACTTCTCGTCCGGCCCCTGCGCCAAGCGCCCCGGCTGGACCCTCAAGGGCCTTGCCGACGCTCCGCTCGGCCGCTCGCACCGCGCCAAGATCGGCAAGGACAAGCTGAAGGCCGCGATCGACCTCACCCGCGAGGTGCTGCAGATCCCCGCGGATTACCGCATCGGCATCGTGCCCGCTTCCGACACCGGCGCCGTCGAGATGGCGCTGTGGAGCCTGCTCGGCGCCCGCGGCGTCGACATGGTCAGCTGGGAGAGCTTCGGCGCCGGCTGGGTCACCGATGTCGTCAAGCAGCTCAAGCTTTCCGACGTCCGCACCTTCGACGCCCCCTATGGCGAACTGCCGAACCTGCGGAAGGTCGACACCAAGAACCGCGACGTCGTCTTCACCTGGAACGGCACCACCTCCGGCGTGCGCGTCGTCGATGCCGGCTGGATCGCCGATGACCGGGAGGGGCTGACCATCTGCGACGCCACCTCCGCCGCCTTCGCCGAGCGCCTCGACTGGCAAAAGCTCGATGTCACCACCTTCTCCTGGCAGAAGGTGCTCGGCGGCGAGGCCGCGCATGGCATGATCGTGCTCTCGCCCCGCGCGGTCGAGCGGCTGTTGACCTACAAGCCGGCCTGGCCGCTGCCGAAGATCTTCCGCATGACCTCTGGCGGCAAGCTGATCGAGGGCATCTTCACGGGCGAGACGATCAACACGCCCTCCATGCTCGCGGTCGAGGATTATCTCGATGCGCTGAACTGGGCGAAGAAGGTCGGCGGGCTCGACGGGCTGGTGAAGCGCGCCGACGCCAACGCCCGCGTCATCGCCAAGTTCGTGCGCGAGAACGACTGGATCGACTTCCTCGCCGTGAAGCCGAAGACGCGCTCCAACACCTCGGTCTGCCTCAAGTTCACCGACCCGGCCGTCACCGCCCTGCCGGCGGACGCGCAGGCGGCCTTCGCCAAGCAGGTCGTCTCGATCATCGAGAAGGCCGGCGCCGGCTACGACCTCGGCCATTACCGCGACGCCCCTCCCGGCCTGCGCATCTGGTGCGGCGCGACCGTGCAGGCGCGCGACGTCAAGGCGCTGTTGCCCTGGATCGAATACGCCTTCGCCGAGGCCAAGGCCGGCTTGAGCAAGAAGGCGGCATAAGGCGCTGCCCGTTGTGACGCACTCACCGTCATCCCGGGCAAGCGAAGCGCAGACCCGGGATCCATCGTAGAGCGAGCCGCCCTTCGATGGCTTCCGGAGCGGCGCCGCTTCGCGGCTTGTCCGGAATGACGGGGTGTTTCCCCGTCCCCTGAATTTCACGCGAGCCCGTGCGCCTCAGCGCCGCGCCGCCGGAGCCATCCTCATGACAGCCCCCAAAGTCCTGATTTCCGACGCCCTCTCGCCCGCCGCCGTGCAGATCTTCAAGGATCGCGGCATCGACGTGACCTTCGATCCCGGCCTCGGCAAGGACAAGGACAAGCTCGCCGCGATCATCGGCGACTATGACGGCCTCGCCATCCGCTCGGCCACCAAGGCGACCGCCAAGCTGCTCGAGCAGGCGACGAAGCTGAAGGTGATCGGCCGTGCCGGCATCGGCGTCGACAATGTCGAGATCCCCGCCGCCACCGCGCGCGGCATCATCGTGATGAACACGCCCTTCGGCAATTCGATCACCACCGCCGAGCACGCCATCGCGATGATGTTCGCGCTCGCACGCCAGATCCCCTCGGCGGATATCTCGACCCAGGCCGGGAAGTGGGAGAAGAACCGCTTCATGGGCGTCGAGATCACGGCGAAGACGCTGGGCCTGATCGGCGCCGGCAATATCGGCTCGATCGTCGCCGAGCGCGCCATCGGCCTGAAGATGCGCGTCATCGCCTATGACCCCTATCTCTCGCCGGAGCGGGCCGTGCAGCTGGGCGTCGAGAAGGTCGAGCTCGAGGACCTGCTGAAGCGCGCCGACTTCATCACCCTGCACGTCCCGATGACCGAGAAGACGAAGAACATCCTCTCGGCCGAGAACCTCGCCAAGACCAAGAAGGGCGTGCGCATCATCAACTGCGCCCGCGGCGGCCTCGTCGACGAGCAGGCCCTTGCCGACCTCATCAAGTCCGGCCATGTCGCGGGCGCGGCCTTCGACGTGTTCTCGCAGGAGCCGGCGGAGCAGAACCCGCTCTTCGGCCTCGACAACGTCGTCTGCACGCCGCATCTCGGCGCGAGCACCAACGAGGCGCAGGAGAACGTCGCGCTGCAGGTCGCCGAGCAGATGAGCGACTACCTGCTGAAGGGCGCCATCACCAACGCGGTCAACTTCCCCTCGATCTCGGCCGAGGAAGCCCCGCGCATCAAGCCGTTCGTGGCGCTGGCGGAAAAGCTCGGCTCCTTCCTCGGCCAGCTCACCGAAGCCGCGGTCAAGGGCATCCGCATCGAGTATGAGGGCGCCGTCGCGGACCTCAACCTCAAGGCGATCTCGGCCGCCGCGATCACCGGCGTGCTCAGGCCCTTCCTGCCCGAGATCAACATGGTCAACGCCGCGATGATCGCCAAGGAAAAGGGCATCGTCGTCGAGGAGCTGACCCGCGAGGTCGCCGGCAATCTCGAAAGCGTCATTCGCATCGTCGTCGAGGCCGAGGACATGCCGCGCCACGCCTCGGGCACGGTGTTCCAGGACGGCAAGCCGCGCATCGTCGAGATCCGCGACATCCAGGTCGATGCCGAGTTCGCGCCGCACATGCTCTATGTCCGCAACGCCGACAAGCCCGGCTTCATCGGCCAGTTCGGCTCGCTGCTCGGCGGCGCAGGCGTCAATGTCGCGACCTTCTCGCTCGGCCGCGACAAGCCGGGCGGCGACGCGATCTGCTATGTCGCCGTCGACGAGCCGATCTCGGACGAGCTGCTCGCGAAGATCCACGAGATCCCGATGGTCAAGCGCGCGCGTCGACTCAGGTTCTGATCGTGCTCAATCCGCTGAAGGCTCTCGTCGCCGCGCCTGCCGGGGCAGCGGAGCCGATCCGCTTCGAGGTCCGCCGCGACGAGGCGGCGGGCCTCTGGTACGCCATGGACACCGGCGAGCTCGGCATCGTCACCGAGGCCGAGTCGCTCGACGCCCTACGCGAGCGGCTGAAGCAGCTCCTGCCGGAATGCTTCGGCATCGAGAACTGCCCGGTCGAGCTCGCTCTCTGCGACGACGCGCCGGACGCCTAGGCTCAGACCGTCACCACGATCTTCCCGAACTGGTCGTTCGACTCGAGATAGCGATGCGCCGCGACGATCTCGTCGAGCGGGAAGCTGCGCGCGATCACCGGCTTGAACGCCCCCTCCGCCACGCCGGCGAGGATGAAGGCCTTCGCCGCGGCGAGCTTCGCCGGGTCGCGCGTGATCTCGTGGACGAGATAGCCGCGCAAGGTCAGGCTCTTGCCCAGCACGGCCGGCAGCGGGAACGGCGTCGGCAGAGGGCTCAAGCCGCCATATTCGACAAGGATGCCGCCCGGCGCCATCGCCGCCGTCAGGGGCTCGAAGATCGGCCCGCCGACGGCATCGAGGACGACGCGGAGACCAGAACCACCACCCGCCGCAGCCTCCAGCCGTTCCGCCAGCCCCTCGCCCTCCGATAGCACCACCGCCGCCGCTCCATGGGCCATCAGCGCCTCGCGCTTGGCCTCGGAGCGCGTCACGGCAACAGGCCGTGCGCCGATGCGGTTGGCGATCTGGATCGCGGCGAGGCCGACGCTGCTTGACGCCGCCGTGATCGCCACGGTCTCGCCGGTCTTCAGACCTGCCAGATCGACCAGCGCGCCATAGGCGGTGAGGAAGGCCATCCACAGCGCCGCAGCGCCCTCCCAGTCGAGCTCGGGCGGATGCTTCACCACCAGTTCGGCCGGCACGCGGATCAGCTCGCCATGGACGGGCCAGCGCAGCATCGAACGCGGCGGGACGAGGCTGACGGCATCGCCCGGATTCAATCCCTCGACGCCGTCTCCGATGCTTTCGACGACCCCGGCCGCTTCCAGCCCGAGCCCCGAGGGCAGCGCCGCCGCCTCGATATAGCTGCCACGCCGGAGCAGCGCCTCCGCCCGGTTGAGGCCGAGCGCCTTCGCCAGGATGCGAACCTCGCCCGGCCCCGGCGGCAGCACCTCGACCTCCTCGATCCGCAGCACCTCCGGCCCGCCCAGCTCCGAGAAACGAACAACCTTTGCCATGACTTCATTCCAAACGATTTCGAATGAAGCGATTGTCTGCGCCACCAGCCCAACGATAAAGTCGCGTGTGCTTTGCAGATCAGAAACCATTGGTTCCGAAAATGGATCGCCTCACCAGTATGGAAGTCTTCGTCCGGGCGGTCGATCTCGGCTCGTTTGCGGCGGCTGCCGAAACGCTCGATCTCTCCGCGCCGATGGTCGGCAAGCATGTCCGCTTCCTGGAGGAGCGGCTGGGTGCGCGGCTTCTGAACCGGACGACGCGCCGTCAGAGCCTGACGGATGTCGGCCGCGCCTATTACGACCGCTGCCGCACCATCCTGGCCGAGACCACGGCGGCCGAGGCGCTCGCCGGCGACCATCTCGGCGAGCCGAGCGGGCGGTTGCGCGTGACGATGCCGGCGCATTTCGGCCGGCGTTGCGTCGCGCCGGTGCTGTTCGGGCTGGCTCAGCGCTATCCGCGCCTCGAACTGGAACTCTCCTTCGGCGACCCGATCGCCGATCTGGTGCAGCAGGGCTATGATCTCGCCATCCGCACCGGCACGCTGGAGGATCGCTCCGGTATCGTCGCCAGGCGCATCGCCCGCCAGCCGATGCTGCTCTGCGCCGCCCCGGCCTATCTCGAACGTCACGGCACGCCTACGGGACTGGACGATCTCGCGCAGCATCAGGCCATTCTCTATGGCCGTGCCGGCTGGGTCCGGCCCTGGCAGTTTCCGCAGGCCGGCCTGCCGCCGCTGGAGATCGCGCCATCCGGGCGGCTGCGCTTCGACGATCTCGACGCGATGGCCGATGCCGCCGTCGCCGGGCTGGGGCTGTCATGGCTGCCGGCCTGGCTGATCCGCGACCGCTTGCGCTCGGGCGAATTGGCCGTCGTCCTGCCCGACCAGCCGCCCTTCCTCTATGACGGCTATGCGCTCTGGCCGCAAAGCCCGCTGCTGCCGCTCAAGGTCCGCGTCGCCGTCGACGAGCTGGCGAAGGCCCTGCCGCCGCTGATGGCGTGAGCCTGCCCGGTGTCGCCGGGCTGCTGCCGCAACCATGCCGCAATGTCCCCTCCCTTGTGTTGGGCGCCATCACAGAGGATCGCCCATGCCTGCCCGCCTTCGCCTTGCCGCCACGGCCCTCGCCTGCCTCGTCGCCCTGCCTGCCCTCGCCGATTGGGACCGGGCCAGGCTCGACAAGGAGATCGTCACGATCGAACAGCAGTCGAAGGGCCGGCTCGGCGTCGCCCTCATCGACCTCAAGGACCGCAAGCAGTGGTCGCATCGCGGCGCCGAGACCTTCCCGATGCAGAGCGTGTTCAAGCTGCCGCTCGCCGTCGCCGTGCTGCAGCAAGTGGAGGCCGGCAAGTTCAAGTTCGACCAGCCGATCACCGTCACGCGCAAGGATTTCTCGCTGTTCCGCAGCCCGCTGGTCAAAGCCTTCAAGGGCGAGCGCAACGACTACCCGCTCAGCGAGCTGATCCGCCTCGCCGCCGGCGAGAGCGACAACACTGCCGCCGACCTGCTGATGCGGGAGATCGGCGGGCCGCAGGTGGTGACGAAGATGCTGCGCGACGGCGGCATCACCGGCATCTCGGTCGACCGCTACGAGCGCCAGTTCCAGCCGGAGATCTATGGGCTGCGCGGCTTCGCCTGGGGCGAGACGGTCGATGAGCAGCGCTTCCGCGCCGAGCTGAAGGCAATGAACCCCCAGCCGCGCACCGCCGCGCTCTCGGCCGCCTTGAAGGACAAGCGCGACGCCGCGACGCCCGAGGCGAGCGCCCTCTTCCTCGAGGCCTTTGCCAAGGGCAACTGGCTGCGCCAGCCGGCCCATGCCGCCTTCCTCGAGAAGGTGATCTCCGAGAGCAAGATCGGCGCCGACCGGATCAAGGCCGGCCTGCCTGCGGGCTCGCGCCTCGCCCATCGCACGGGTCTCGGCCTGACGGTCGACGGCATCAACCACGCCACCAACGACATCGGCATCGCGACGCTGCCGGACGGCCGGCGCTTCGCCATCGTGGTCTACCTCGCCGGCTCGCGCGCTGATGCCAAGGAGCGGGAAGCGGCTCTGGCGGACGTGGCGCGGCTCGCGGTTTCGGCGCTGCGCTGACAAGGGCAGCGCATACCCTGACGTCATGCTCGGGCTTGACCCGAGCATCTCGGAAACCAGTGCCTTCTCGTCCTGAGATTCTCGGGTCTTCGCTCCGATTCGCCCGAGAATGTCGGCAGTTGTCGACGAAAGAACTTCCCTACCGCCCCAGCCGCTCGGCGATGAAGATGCCACCGAGCACCAAAGCGAGCGCGAGCGCGTGGTAGAGGCCGAAGGGCTCGCCGATGATCAGCACGGCCAGGATCGGCGCGAAGACCGGCACGAGATTGACGAAGACGCCGGCCCGGCCGGGCCCGATGATCTCGATGGCGCGCATGAAGAACAGCTGCGACAGCAGCGAAGGCCCGATCACCGTGAAGGCCAGGATGCCCCAGCCCGTCGCGGTCGGGGCGTGGAATTTGCCGAGCGCGATCTCGCCGACGAGCAGCGGCAGCGAAACAAGGCAGGCAAAGCAGGCGACCGCCGCGAAGAAGACCAGCCCCGGCATCGCCGGCCGGTTGCGGATGGCGACGGTGTAGCCGGCATAAAGCACGCAGGCGAGGATCATCAGCAGGTCGCCGGCAGCGAAGCGAAAACCGGTCAGGACATGGATGTCGCCGCGGCTCGCCGTGACGGCGACGCCGAGCAGCGTGACCGCGACGCCGAGCGCCTGCATGGTGCCGATCGGCGTGCGATAGGCCAGGAAGGCCCCGACCAGCACGAAGACCGGGATCGAGCCCTGCAGGATGCCGATATTGATCGCCGAGGTCGAATAGGCGGCGAGATACATCAGCGTGTTGAAGGCGGTGAAACCGAGGATGCCGAGCAGGGCGACGAAGCGCCAGCGCGCCAGCAGCACCGGCCAATAGGCCCGGATCTGATGGCGCAGCAGGAACGGCATGATCGCGCAGACCGCGATCCAGCGGAACGAGGTCAGCGCCATCGGCGAGATGTTGCCGACGGCGAGCCGGCTCGCCACGGCATTGCCGGCCCACATCAGCGTCGTCAGGATCATCAACAGATAGGCATTGGCCCAGGCGCGTTGCAGCCAAGTCGGGGAAGGGTGCACGATTCCGCCCTGTTCCGGGAAAGGGCTCTTGCAATACCCTTGCGCGAGCCCGGTCTCATATGAGATGCGGCGCAAGCCTGACCGTCGCCCTGCGCATCCCTGCGGACATTTCTCGATGATCAAAACCAATTCCCGCCCGCTCCGCCTGCTTTTCGTCGACGGCAACACGCGCGAGCATCGAGAAGGGCTGCGGGAGGCTTACGGCATGGCCTATGGCGAAGCCTATGCCGCCGAGATCGCGGCGATCGCACCCGGCATCGTCTCCGACATCTGCCTGCCGGCCGACGAGGGCGCCAACCTGCCTGACGGCGCCGGGCTCGAATCCTATGACGGCGTCTTCCTGACCGGCTCGGCCCTCCACATCTACGAGACCGAGCCGGCGGTGACGCGGCAAGTCGAACTTATGCGGTCGATCTATGCCAGCGGCACGCCCTGCTTCGGCTCCTGCTGGGGCATCCAGATCGGCTCGGTCACGGCGGGCGGCACCGTCACCGCCAACCCGAAGGGCCGCGAGGTCGGCTTCGCCCGGCGGATCACGCCCACAGAAGCGGGCCGGAACCACAAGCTGCTCGAAAGCAGGCCTGCCGCCTTCGACGCCCCGGCGATTCATCTCGACACCATCGCCCTGCCCGCGCATGGCACGACGATCCTCGCTTCCAACGCCTACAGCCAGGTCCAGGCCGCCGAGATCAGGCATGGCGGCGGCACCTTCTGGGGCGTGCAGTACCACCCCGAATTCCCGCTGAAGCAGGTCGCCTCGATCCTCGGGCGCATGGTGCCGCTCCTGATCGAGGAAGGCTTCCGGCGCGACGAGGCCTCGACGCAGAGCTGGCTCGGCGATTTGCGCACGCTCGACGCCGAGCCGCAGCGGCAGGACCTCGCCTGGGCGCATGGCCTCGACCGCGAGGTGCTCGACACCGAGCGCCGCGTCACCGAGCTGCGCAACTTCGTCGAGCACCGCATCAAGCCGCATGCGAGCGAGCGCGGTAGGGCCTGAGTGCTCGGCGCCAACATCCCGCGAGCATCGTCCCGAGGATCTCTTCCGGAAGGATGCCACATGACCGCGCCGTCATCCCGGGCTTGACCCGGGATCCATGCCGGAGCGCTTCCGGTCGAGGTTCAGGCATGGATCCCGGCTCTCCGCTTCGCTCCGGCCGGAATGACCCGCGCTCCTGGCAGGGCGCAGCCTGCTCCAGCCTTGCTATCCCCAGCCGCGCTGACTAGATCAGCGTGAGCGAGGCCACGACCTCCCCCAACCTGGGCGATGTGCCGGGACGACCCGGCAACTCATGGGGGACCGCTATGGCGTGGCTCTATCTTTTTTCTGCCGGCATTCTCGAAATCGTCTGGGCCTACACGATGAAGCAGTCGGACGGGTTCTCCCGTCCGGGGCCGGCAGCGATCACCATCGTCACCATGATCGGCAGCTTCGCCCTGCTCTCGCTGGCGATGCGCTCTTTGCCGCTCGGCACCGCGTACACGATCTGGACCGGCATCGGCGCGGTCGGCGCCTTCCTCGTCGGCGTCACCGTGCTCGGCGAGGCGCTGACGCCGATGCGCATCGCCGCGGCCGCTCTCATCGTCTCCGGCCTCGTCATGATGAAGCTCTCGGCGAGCTGATGGCGCTTGCCAAACCAGGGCCCGCTTTCTAAGCAGGGCCGGCCTCGGGACGACCCTTGGCCTTCGCTCACATCGGGGACGGCCCCACGGCACG
Above is a genomic segment from Bosea sp. NBC_00550 containing:
- a CDS encoding helix-turn-helix domain-containing protein; amino-acid sequence: MTDLKVVGIDPPGNYIKIELDARGWSQRDLAFILGQTEQQLNPLLSGKRTITPDMARLLGDAFGVSPQFFANLQSQYDLANAKVPDPAVRTRARLQGTYPVRDMIRRGWINAADAALLQLQVDRFFEADNDHGTQKQIAYAAKKTHYNTTNSYQIAWVYRVRQLSRQIVTPEFSAEKLRSKLTQIRSLMIDPESVRDIPEILVSCGVRFVIVETLPGAKIDGVCTWLDDKTPVIGMSTLHDRIDNFWFVLRHEIEHVLLGHGKDSFGIVDHLQGDALSVGDDIEEIERIANIAAGEFCVPSKKMDSFYARKHPYFSERDVVGFAALMEVHPAIVVGQLQRRMDRYDYLRKYQVPVRRYVIERAVTDGWGHVAKAEL
- a CDS encoding phosphoserine transaminase, whose translation is MANTAPTTRPRVPNFSSGPCAKRPGWTLKGLADAPLGRSHRAKIGKDKLKAAIDLTREVLQIPADYRIGIVPASDTGAVEMALWSLLGARGVDMVSWESFGAGWVTDVVKQLKLSDVRTFDAPYGELPNLRKVDTKNRDVVFTWNGTTSGVRVVDAGWIADDREGLTICDATSAAFAERLDWQKLDVTTFSWQKVLGGEAAHGMIVLSPRAVERLLTYKPAWPLPKIFRMTSGGKLIEGIFTGETINTPSMLAVEDYLDALNWAKKVGGLDGLVKRADANARVIAKFVRENDWIDFLAVKPKTRSNTSVCLKFTDPAVTALPADAQAAFAKQVVSIIEKAGAGYDLGHYRDAPPGLRIWCGATVQARDVKALLPWIEYAFAEAKAGLSKKAA
- the serA gene encoding phosphoglycerate dehydrogenase; its protein translation is MTAPKVLISDALSPAAVQIFKDRGIDVTFDPGLGKDKDKLAAIIGDYDGLAIRSATKATAKLLEQATKLKVIGRAGIGVDNVEIPAATARGIIVMNTPFGNSITTAEHAIAMMFALARQIPSADISTQAGKWEKNRFMGVEITAKTLGLIGAGNIGSIVAERAIGLKMRVIAYDPYLSPERAVQLGVEKVELEDLLKRADFITLHVPMTEKTKNILSAENLAKTKKGVRIINCARGGLVDEQALADLIKSGHVAGAAFDVFSQEPAEQNPLFGLDNVVCTPHLGASTNEAQENVALQVAEQMSDYLLKGAITNAVNFPSISAEEAPRIKPFVALAEKLGSFLGQLTEAAVKGIRIEYEGAVADLNLKAISAAAITGVLRPFLPEINMVNAAMIAKEKGIVVEELTREVAGNLESVIRIVVEAEDMPRHASGTVFQDGKPRIVEIRDIQVDAEFAPHMLYVRNADKPGFIGQFGSLLGGAGVNVATFSLGRDKPGGDAICYVAVDEPISDELLAKIHEIPMVKRARRLRF
- a CDS encoding DUF1902 domain-containing protein: MLNPLKALVAAPAGAAEPIRFEVRRDEAAGLWYAMDTGELGIVTEAESLDALRERLKQLLPECFGIENCPVELALCDDAPDA
- a CDS encoding zinc-dependent alcohol dehydrogenase family protein is translated as MAKVVRFSELGGPEVLRIEEVEVLPPGPGEVRILAKALGLNRAEALLRRGSYIEAAALPSGLGLEAAGVVESIGDGVEGLNPGDAVSLVPPRSMLRWPVHGELIRVPAELVVKHPPELDWEGAAALWMAFLTAYGALVDLAGLKTGETVAITAASSSVGLAAIQIANRIGARPVAVTRSEAKREALMAHGAAAVVLSEGEGLAERLEAAAGGGSGLRVVLDAVGGPIFEPLTAAMAPGGILVEYGGLSPLPTPFPLPAVLGKSLTLRGYLVHEITRDPAKLAAAKAFILAGVAEGAFKPVIARSFPLDEIVAAHRYLESNDQFGKIVVTV
- a CDS encoding LysR family transcriptional regulator, with amino-acid sequence MDRLTSMEVFVRAVDLGSFAAAAETLDLSAPMVGKHVRFLEERLGARLLNRTTRRQSLTDVGRAYYDRCRTILAETTAAEALAGDHLGEPSGRLRVTMPAHFGRRCVAPVLFGLAQRYPRLELELSFGDPIADLVQQGYDLAIRTGTLEDRSGIVARRIARQPMLLCAAPAYLERHGTPTGLDDLAQHQAILYGRAGWVRPWQFPQAGLPPLEIAPSGRLRFDDLDAMADAAVAGLGLSWLPAWLIRDRLRSGELAVVLPDQPPFLYDGYALWPQSPLLPLKVRVAVDELAKALPPLMA
- the bla gene encoding class A beta-lactamase; the protein is MPARLRLAATALACLVALPALADWDRARLDKEIVTIEQQSKGRLGVALIDLKDRKQWSHRGAETFPMQSVFKLPLAVAVLQQVEAGKFKFDQPITVTRKDFSLFRSPLVKAFKGERNDYPLSELIRLAAGESDNTAADLLMREIGGPQVVTKMLRDGGITGISVDRYERQFQPEIYGLRGFAWGETVDEQRFRAELKAMNPQPRTAALSAALKDKRDAATPEASALFLEAFAKGNWLRQPAHAAFLEKVISESKIGADRIKAGLPAGSRLAHRTGLGLTVDGINHATNDIGIATLPDGRRFAIVVYLAGSRADAKEREAALADVARLAVSALR
- a CDS encoding DMT family transporter, whose amino-acid sequence is MHPSPTWLQRAWANAYLLMILTTLMWAGNAVASRLAVGNISPMALTSFRWIAVCAIMPFLLRHQIRAYWPVLLARWRFVALLGILGFTAFNTLMYLAAYSTSAINIGILQGSIPVFVLVGAFLAYRTPIGTMQALGVAVTLLGVAVTASRGDIHVLTGFRFAAGDLLMILACVLYAGYTVAIRNRPAMPGLVFFAAVACFACLVSLPLLVGEIALGKFHAPTATGWGILAFTVIGPSLLSQLFFMRAIEIIGPGRAGVFVNLVPVFAPILAVLIIGEPFGLYHALALALVLGGIFIAERLGR
- a CDS encoding type 1 glutamine amidotransferase, with product MIKTNSRPLRLLFVDGNTREHREGLREAYGMAYGEAYAAEIAAIAPGIVSDICLPADEGANLPDGAGLESYDGVFLTGSALHIYETEPAVTRQVELMRSIYASGTPCFGSCWGIQIGSVTAGGTVTANPKGREVGFARRITPTEAGRNHKLLESRPAAFDAPAIHLDTIALPAHGTTILASNAYSQVQAAEIRHGGGTFWGVQYHPEFPLKQVASILGRMVPLLIEEGFRRDEASTQSWLGDLRTLDAEPQRQDLAWAHGLDREVLDTERRVTELRNFVEHRIKPHASERGRA
- a CDS encoding DMT family transporter, with product MAWLYLFSAGILEIVWAYTMKQSDGFSRPGPAAITIVTMIGSFALLSLAMRSLPLGTAYTIWTGIGAVGAFLVGVTVLGEALTPMRIAAAALIVSGLVMMKLSAS